A region of the Nitrospirota bacterium genome:
GGTGTTCCTCGAGCTTTTCCCCCAGGGCATGCAGTTCATTAACCTCCAGATGGCCCCTGCGGGTAGTAATGATGCCCTCTTTTTTGAGTTCCTGTAGGTGTCTGTTGACAACCGTGCGGACAGACCCGATCATGTTTGCCAGCTCTTCATGTGAAAAATCGCATATGAGCTTCAAGCGTGGATGGGGATTGCTCTGCGTTGTATGCTGCAGAAAGAGTTTGGCTAACCGGGTCTCTGTATCATGGAGTGCAAGGTCAGATGCGAGGTCGGATATCTGACGTATCTGTTGCCCAAGGTAAGGCAGGAATGCCTTGTTGAATTCAGGATGTTTTTCTATCCAGTCATGTATGGTATCAATCGGTGACGACAGGACCTCAAGGTCATCCATGGCCACTACCGCTATATTGTGCTTCTTGCCATCAAGAAGTGAGACCACATCAAACCCATCCCCGGAACCCAACAGAAAAAGGATGAATTCCCTTCCTGTCTCGGGGTTGGTTCGTGTAACTTTCACCCGTCCGGATATTAATACATAAAACCTCTGGATGGTCTCCTCCGGGTCCATTATGGTGGCCCCTCTTTGCCAGGTCTCCATACGGAATGACCGCAGCATGTCCTGAATGACAGGTTCAGCAAGATTTCCAAACAATGCCGATTTTTTCAGCGCCTTCAGGGTATGAGGATAGAATGGCGAATCAGGTTTCACTTGTATCCCTCCTTGATTTTCGCACGGAAGAACCCTTTATAAGTCGGGATATTCTTCTTTTG
Encoded here:
- a CDS encoding Crp/Fnr family transcriptional regulator, giving the protein MKPDSPFYPHTLKALKKSALFGNLAEPVIQDMLRSFRMETWQRGATIMDPEETIQRFYVLISGRVKVTRTNPETGREFILFLLGSGDGFDVVSLLDGKKHNIAVVAMDDLEVLSSPIDTIHDWIEKHPEFNKAFLPYLGQQIRQISDLASDLALHDTETRLAKLFLQHTTQSNPHPRLKLICDFSHEELANMIGSVRTVVNRHLQELKKEGIITTRRGHLEVNELHALGEKLEEHLKSRGKR